A window of Mucilaginibacter robiniae genomic DNA:
CCTGCATGAAGTAACTATACCCGTAAAACTTGATTTAAAATTGGCGCAAAGTAACTGAATTATTCAGCTTATTAGGCATACCTATTTTAGAATTACTTTGGTAGCCCCGTAGCCAAACTTCTCTTTACGGGCATCTAAAAAGGTTTTTACCTTTTGGTGTTTACCTAATTGCTTATGCAGTTCATGGCGCAGTATGCCATTTCCTGCTCCGTGTATAAAAGTAATTTCATGCAATTGGTGTACAATAGCCGCATCCAGCGCCTTTTTAAAATGCTCCAGCTGAATATTCAGTATTTCACTGCTGTTCATAAACTGGTGGTCTTGCCGTAATTTTTCAATATGCAAATCCACCTCGTTGCCAGGTTTATCTACCTGCTGCTTTTCCTGAGCGGGTTTGAAAAAGCTTTCTTTTAATTTTTCAGCATCTATAACCAGATCATCCTCATCCAACCTGATGAGCCAACCATTTTGGTTGAGTACAGGCAATGGCTTTTTAGCGCCGGCAAAATCTTTAGCTTTAAATTTTTCTTTAAACACAAGCGGCTCATGCGGTGCAGTTTGCTGGCGGGTAAAATACAAAGCCTGTAATTGGAACTCAGGCCATAGT
This region includes:
- a CDS encoding Smr/MutS family protein → MMKYKLGDFVRFVDERREGYVTRIIDDQMIGVTDEDDFEIPVLASKVTSVHGHVSKRDKTDVVHDTPVVPAAEFKTKGIYLGVVSDAKAASVVHFHLINNTSFQLLVAHSTGKQESYKGEYAGIVAPQSATEIYSAQLADIQLWPEFQLQALYFTRQQTAPHEPLVFKEKFKAKDFAGAKKPLPVLNQNGWLIRLDEDDLVIDAEKLKESFFKPAQEKQQVDKPGNEVDLHIEKLRQDHQFMNSSEILNIQLEHFKKALDAAIVHQLHEITFIHGAGNGILRHELHKQLGKHQKVKTFLDARKEKFGYGATKVILK